In Levilactobacillus brevis, the genomic window CCAATACCGTCCGGCTACCCATCCGTGATCAGTCGGCTCACATGCCAGTATACGCGACTTACCTACAGGCTAATCAGACGGTCGTGATGCCGATTATTCGGTTGTTGCGTAAAAGCTGGCCGAAAAGTCACTAGTTCATCGCTACTTCGACGCCCGCGGCTATACCCTACCCGTATACCAGCCGATACCCCATAAGTATTAGACAACTGACCGGGCCTTGGTCTAAACTAAGCAACGGGTCGGATATGATCTCTCCCCAAGGTAAAGATGCTTTACAAACATCGTGTAAACGCTTAAAATTTCCGTATTAAGGCCTAGGAGGCTAAAAGATGAAGTCTACTATTTTTATGGAACCTGGAAAAGTTGAAGTTGAAGATATTCAAAAGCCAACGCTTCAAGCCAGTGATGACGTGATTATTCACGTCGTACGGACCTGTGTGTGTGGGTCCGACCTCTGGGCTTACCGTGGGTTGGAAGACAAGCCCGCCCACTCCGAAAACTCCGGTCACGAAGCTATCGGAATCGTCGAAGAAGTCGGTAGCGACATCACCACGGTCAAGCCCGGCGACTTTGTCATCGCACCATTCACCCACGGTTGTGGCCACTGTGCCGCTTGCCGTGCCGGATTTGACGGTGTTTGCCAGAACCATACTGATAATTTCAGTAACGGTGTCCAAGCCGAATACATTCGTTTCCAACACGGTGAATGGGCCCTGGTCAAGATTCCTGGTCAACCCGAAGACTACAGCGACGCCATGTTAAACTCCCTGTTGAGCTTGGCTGATGTCATGGCAACGGGGTACCACGCCGCTCGGGTCGCCAACGTCAAGACTGGTGACACGGTGGTCGTCGTCGGTGATGGTGCCGTGGGTCTCTGTGGGGTCATTGCGGCGCAGATGCGCGGTGCTAAGCGGATTATCGCGATGAGCCGCCACGCTGATCGGCAAAAGTTAGCGCTCGAATTTGGCGCTACCGATATCGTTTCCGAACGGGGCGACGAAGCCGTGGCCAAGGTGAAAGCCTTGACGAACGATGCCGGTGCCGATGCCGTTCTCGAATGTGTCGGGACTGAATTGTCTAACGATACGGCCATGAAGGTTGCCCGTCCCGGTGCCATCGTTGGCCGGGTCGGTCTGCCTCACGAACCGAAGATGGACATGACCACCTCGTTTTATACCAACACGATCATTGCTGGTGGTCCCGCTTCCGTGACGACTTACGACAAACAAGTTTTGTTAAAGGCCGTCCTGGATGGCGACATTCACCCCGGCAAGGTCTTCAACCAACAATTCACATTGGACAACATTGAAGATGCCTACCAAGCCATGACCGACCGGAAAGCTATCAAGTCTCTGGTGGTTATCGACTAATCTTAAACTAACGACAAAAGCGCCAAGCTCCGATCATCCCGGAACTTGGCGCTTTTACTGTGGCAAAAAAGTCTTGAACGGCATTGTCCCGTCAAGACCATTTCCCCAGTTATCAGGGTGTCGCCACCCGTCAATTCAAAATGATTAACCCTTACTTTTCGACCGCAAAGCCACCGGTCCAGCCAATCTTTTCATTAGCGGCCAGCGTCATTTGCAAGAAGCCAAAGCTTTCCAACTCACGAGCCCGCTTCAGAGAGCCTGCGTCAACAAAGGCGACACCACTATCGGTTAAGGCTGCGGCTAACGTCTGCTTGGCGGCGTCATCGTCACTAGCGGCCATAACCGTCGTCTGTTGGTCGCCTACCTGACGGCTTTTCAGTGTTGCGGCAAAGGTTGTGTTGAATGCTTTAACCACCTTAGAATCTGGTAAAGCGGCGGCAATTTGCGCAGCAGCGGAACTGTCGGCCGGAACGACTAATTCGTCCCATGTTTCAAAGTTCAGTGGGTTGGTAATATCCACGACAACCTTGCCGGCTAATGCGGCCTGGTTGGCCTTCGCAATGCTCAACGCGGCATTGAAAGGTACGGCCAGCACCACAATTTCACCGAGATTTTCAACGGTATCCTTGGAGTCAATGAAGTTAACCTGATTGCCACCCTGGGTGAACACGTCACCGATTGCTTGACCCATATTTCCTTTACCAAAAATCGTAATTGCTGCCATAGTACAAACCCCCTGATTAATTTTTGTATTTATTTTAAGTACAGTTTTTATCATACGGGTATTTCTTCTAAAAGTCAATTCATTTGATTCACGCATTATTAGGATTAAATACCAGCATGTTTTGAATGACTTTTCAGTAAAACTGTTATAAAATAACATACAGAATAATAAAAAGGAGGTGGCCCCGGATGGCCAACACCCAATTGAGTGATACGATTCATGTTCTGGTCTACATCGCTTACTTTAAAGGCAAAAAAATCACGAGTCAGGAGATGGCCAGTAGCCTCGAAACCTCACCTAGCCTGATTCGTAAAATCATGGCAAATCTGAAGCGTAGTCATCTACTCGCTCCCACGCACGGGCCAACCCAACTGGCTTTGGCGGTCGATCCGGCAGAGATTACGCTCCGTGACGTGTACGCCACGCTCCCCGGTCAAGCGCCGCTGCTCAAAGTCGACGACCACACCTCGCAGAAATGTCCGATTGGGCAGACCATGCCAACGGTTCTGGCGCATTACTACAGCGAGATTCAGGCCGCGGCCGAAGCCAAGATGGCCAAGATCACCTTACAAGATATCTTAAACGACGTGACCCTCATGCAACGCTTAACCGCAGAATAGACATAATCATCCCGTTGACGCAACGGGATTTTTTGATCACCAAAATAAAAGAGTGCGGCCAAAGGCGATTAGTCGGTGCGCATTAAGACTGATAGCCAAACAATCCTGATCTCAGATTGTTTGGCTATCAGTTTTGAGCCGACCCAGCTATCTTTTAGCACAGGTTTCAACCATTAGAAGTTGGTGTACAAAAAGTTTTTGGGCGGTGTCCCAGGCTCCTTCTTATACTAATCTATTAATAAACTAATCAATCCCGTCATCAATAAAATGCCTAATTGAAGACCAACCATTCGCTCACCCCATCCGCGGTTACACGTCAATTAACGAAGTCCCGTTCTATATGCATTATTAATAAATTCCATGGGTCAACCAATCCCTCGTAGCAAACAAAAATGGCTGATTCCATCGGCAGAATCAGCCATTTTCTAAAACCGTTATGCTCTACAGGTAAGGGGTCAGTTCTGCAACTCAAGTTCCAAGTCGATTAAGCCCGCTAGCGTCGGGAAGTTGCTACCGCGCTTAACCATGCCCCTATTATGCTACGATTGACGCGCCGCTAACAGTCAGTCGAAATAAACTTTTTCTGAGAGTTTATCAGAAATTACTAGTCATTCATTTTCCCGTAGAAGTCATTTCTATAAGTTTATAAATAAATCAGGCCACCGTGATCTGCATCCGCCCGTGACGCTTGGAATGGTAGAGGTTCCGGTCAACACGGTTGTAAAAGTCCATCGGCGCCTTGTCATCCGTCGTAATGGCGGAAACACCCACGGACACGGACAGGCGGACCACGTCATCTCCCGCCGGAACTTCCAGGTGATTGATGGCCGTGAAGATCTGATCCACGATGGTCTTGGTGGCATCCACATCATACCCCGGAAAGAGAAGATTGAATTCCTCGCCACCGGTTCGGTAGAACTTGACGTGGGGATCATTAGCCGCCAGAACCGTCTGGACGGTCGCCGCCACCTCGCGTAAAACGTTATCTCCGATGGAATGACCATAGGTATCGTTGATGGCCTTAAAATGGTCAATATCAAACATCATCATCGACAGGGCTTGCCCCCGCTGACTACTCCGTCGAAACAGACGCTCGATGTCTTCGGTATACGCCGCAAAGTTACCGGTCTGGGTGAGTGCGTCGTGACTGGCAAATTTAGCCAGTTGAATCTTAAGCGCCGCATCGTGTGACAGCATGGAGACATAGATGTAGAGCAGCGTTTCAAAGATCATCAGATACAGCCACTCTTCGCCCAGCGTTCCCCACGAAAAACCAAACTTCAGTTTCATCCAGAACCACAGAAGTCCACCAAACGGTAGGATAATCGCCAGATACGGGATTACCGCGTGCCGTGCCCCTTGAAACCGCGTATGGGCGACGTTTAACGCCACGAAGAAGATAAATAAGGTAATCGCATGCGCCCACGACTGCCAATAGCCTAGAGAACCGTCGAAGACCATATAGACCAGAATAATGGGGAACAGGAGTAGATAGGAAATTCGGACATTCAGGAAATACGCGCAGAAGGTAATCGCAATTAATTCGAAATTCATAAATTCCCACGCGTAGCTTTGGCCAACGATTAACGACTGGATGCCGAAAACAAAAACAATCATATAAATCAGGCCATACCACGTCCGAATCGATTCATCGGAAACGTTGAATTGATGGGCATGGGTCCACGAGATGAGCCAATTGTACGACACCCAGTAGAACGTCAGAACGCCCAGGACAAAAAACACGCTGGTGGTAAACGGCGGCACCTGCCAATGAGACCAAGTCATTACGAAACCCTCTTCTTTAAAGTGAAGCTTCTGCCCACCGCATAGGGCGACAGCCGCTATTATTTTTTGATTCGCCAAGAGGCCCGCTCAAAAATCATGCACGGGCCATACTTATTTTTTATTTATACAAATTGATGTATGCCGTTAACTCGGTTAATTTTCAACCAATGCTAACGAGTATAAAACTATAGTAGTCCCATCGGCGATCAAAAAGTATAACCAAATTGATAAAAGTGCTGAATTGTGTAAACATTTTTAACAACGATTCTAGTTTCTCTATTAACTACTTATGCAAATATTGATGTAACGTAAGTTCAAGCTTCTCAGCCACCACCAGTCCAACGACCTATTTGCTGAGTGCCAACCCCGTTTCCAGCCAAGAGAGAGAGTTTTCAAAACCTCGCTAATCACAAAAACTGATTAGATGCCCTTACAGCATCCAACCAGTTTTCAATACTATTGACCTAGCCGTGATCCTCCGTCGGCTGGTCTCCTTCCGACTGTACTTCTGCCAGCGTCGGAAATTGCCGTTCCGTCACGTCGATGCAGTACGACCGAGTTGGGGAATCACTGACCTCGATGCGCAGGAGCACGGCGTTATTCTGCCGTAGAATCCCGTCAATTTCGTTAAATAGATACTCCGTCACATTTTCTACGGTCGGATTAATCACCTTGAATTCCGGCAAATCATTTAGGTACTTCCCGGATAATTCATCGATTGCCTTGTTCAACGATTTCTCAATGTCAAAGAAGGACACCATCCCCTCGAACACGTGAAGTTCACACACGATTTCCCAGGTATGGTTGTGCTTCTTCCCCGTTCCCGACTTCCACCGGACGGCGTGACTCGCATTGACGTATGATTTAATCTTGTAGGTTCGTTGCTTCTTCATTCGTACTTTCCTTTCTGCCAACTTCTAATACCTGCCGTTAAAAAGCGACACCCTTAAACTTGCTAAGTTCGTCCAACATGGCCGACCGTCGCGCGTATTTGACTCGCCACGTCTTAATGAGCTGACTAGCCGTATTGCTTCCCATAGGATAGGCCGTCATCTGATTCAACACCTTGACGATCTTGCGGTAATGCTTCCGGTCTCCCGTCTGACTGGCCATCTGC contains:
- a CDS encoding alcohol dehydrogenase catalytic domain-containing protein, translating into MKSTIFMEPGKVEVEDIQKPTLQASDDVIIHVVRTCVCGSDLWAYRGLEDKPAHSENSGHEAIGIVEEVGSDITTVKPGDFVIAPFTHGCGHCAACRAGFDGVCQNHTDNFSNGVQAEYIRFQHGEWALVKIPGQPEDYSDAMLNSLLSLADVMATGYHAARVANVKTGDTVVVVGDGAVGLCGVIAAQMRGAKRIIAMSRHADRQKLALEFGATDIVSERGDEAVAKVKALTNDAGADAVLECVGTELSNDTAMKVARPGAIVGRVGLPHEPKMDMTTSFYTNTIIAGGPASVTTYDKQVLLKAVLDGDIHPGKVFNQQFTLDNIEDAYQAMTDRKAIKSLVVID
- a CDS encoding NAD(P)-binding domain-containing protein, with translation MAAITIFGKGNMGQAIGDVFTQGGNQVNFIDSKDTVENLGEIVVLAVPFNAALSIAKANQAALAGKVVVDITNPLNFETWDELVVPADSSAAAQIAAALPDSKVVKAFNTTFAATLKSRQVGDQQTTVMAASDDDAAKQTLAAALTDSGVAFVDAGSLKRARELESFGFLQMTLAANEKIGWTGGFAVEK
- a CDS encoding Rrf2 family transcriptional regulator; amino-acid sequence: MANTQLSDTIHVLVYIAYFKGKKITSQEMASSLETSPSLIRKIMANLKRSHLLAPTHGPTQLALAVDPAEITLRDVYATLPGQAPLLKVDDHTSQKCPIGQTMPTVLAHYYSEIQAAAEAKMAKITLQDILNDVTLMQRLTAE
- a CDS encoding GGDEF domain-containing protein, whose product is MTWSHWQVPPFTTSVFFVLGVLTFYWVSYNWLISWTHAHQFNVSDESIRTWYGLIYMIVFVFGIQSLIVGQSYAWEFMNFELIAITFCAYFLNVRISYLLLFPIILVYMVFDGSLGYWQSWAHAITLFIFFVALNVAHTRFQGARHAVIPYLAIILPFGGLLWFWMKLKFGFSWGTLGEEWLYLMIFETLLYIYVSMLSHDAALKIQLAKFASHDALTQTGNFAAYTEDIERLFRRSSQRGQALSMMMFDIDHFKAINDTYGHSIGDNVLREVAATVQTVLAANDPHVKFYRTGGEEFNLLFPGYDVDATKTIVDQIFTAINHLEVPAGDDVVRLSVSVGVSAITTDDKAPMDFYNRVDRNLYHSKRHGRMQITVA
- a CDS encoding 6-carboxytetrahydropterin synthase; protein product: MKKQRTYKIKSYVNASHAVRWKSGTGKKHNHTWEIVCELHVFEGMVSFFDIEKSLNKAIDELSGKYLNDLPEFKVINPTVENVTEYLFNEIDGILRQNNAVLLRIEVSDSPTRSYCIDVTERQFPTLAEVQSEGDQPTEDHG